From a single Brassica oleracea var. oleracea cultivar TO1000 chromosome C5, BOL, whole genome shotgun sequence genomic region:
- the LOC106343704 gene encoding uncharacterized protein LOC106343704, which translates to MTGLGVRSSSYGSLDKTGLYAVVLPIHTTTNRTKPSKMHKEREGFVHWICKFAGRKKVGMLLLFLISAVVFLRVLYAGKGEDGQEVQVPPSLHFNGTSHSILLPTNQDQNVNILGTNVILSPPPIHFLGYTLPQRHPCHTFTLPPPPADRKRSGPRPCPVCYLPVQEAISLMPDAPSFSPLLKNLTYIHEDPLNTDTEFGGSDFGGYPTLKHRNHSFDFKETMNIHCGFVKGPQPGRNTGFDIDEADLLEMQQCRGIVVASAVFDAFDDVKAPKNISKHSEETVCFYMFVDEGTETILKRERGLNGNKKVGIWRVVVVHNLPYLDGRRNGKVPKLLVHRLFPNARYSLWIDGKLELVVDPYQILERFLWRKNATFAISRHYRRFDVFVEAEANKAAGKYDNASIDFQVEFYKKEGLTPYSVAKLPITSDVPEGCVILREHVPISNLFTCLWFNEVDRFTSRDQISFSTVRDKIAAKANWTVSMFLDCERRNFVVQRYHRAEQERIARRKPPVPNLSPPPPPPAPLPATPVLISSDLPRKVPSGRAGGTRPPRRRGRGRRSSPRGNRKANLPVL; encoded by the exons ATGACTGGATTGGGCGTCCGATCCAGTAGCTACGGTTCCTTGGACAAGACGGGTCTGTACGCCGTCGTTTTGCCTATCCACACGACGACGAATCGTACCAAACCATCTAAGATGCACAAGGAGAGGGAAGGCTTTGTACATTGGATCTGCAAATTCGCTGGTCGTAAGAAGGTGGGCATGTTGCTCCTCTTCTTAATCTCCGCCGTCGTCTTCCTCCGCGTCCTTTACGCCGGCAAAG GTGAAGATGGCCAGGAAGTTCAAGTTCCTCCTAGTCTTCATTTCAATGGCACTTCTCATTCTATCTTGTTACCAACAAACCAAGATCAAAACGTCAACATTCTAGGCACAAATGTCATACTCTCCCCTCCTCCTATACATTTTCTTGGCTATACGCTTCCTCAACGACATCCTTGTCACACTTTCACCTTACCTCCCCCACCTGCTGACAGAAAAAGAAGCGGACCTCGCC CATGCCCGGTATGTTACCTTCCAGTACAAGAGGCGATTTCCTTGATGCCGGATGCTCCGTCCTTTTCCCCTCTTCTTAAGAACTTAACGTATATACACGAAGACCCACTCAACACAGATACAGAATTTGGAGGCTCAGATTTTGGTGGTTATCCTACTTTGAAACATAGGAATCATTCTTTTGATTTTAAAGAAACAATGAACATACATTGTGG GTTTGTCAAAGGACCTCAACCTGGTCGGAACACAGGTTTTGACATTGATGAGGCTGATCTTCTTGAAATGCAGCAGTGCCGTGGGATTGTTGTTGCTTCTGCTGTATTTG ATGCGTTTGATGATGTAAAAGCTCCCAAAAATATCAGTAAACATTCGGAGGAAACAGTTTGCTTCTACATGTTTGTTGATGAAGGAACTGAAACAATTTTGAAGAGAGAGCGAGGCCTTAACGGCAACAAGAAAGTAGGGATATGGAGAGTTGTTGTTGTGCATAATCTCCCTTATTTAGATGGAAGGCGCAATGGAAAG GTGCCGAAGCTTCTTGTCCATAGGCTGTTTCCAAATGCTCGCTATTCTTTATGGATTGATGGAAAACTTGAGCTTGTCGTTGATCCATATCAAATTCTTGAAAG GTTCTTGTGGAGAAAAAACGCTACTTTTGCAATCTCTAGACATTATAGACGGTTTGATGTCTTCGTGGAGGCTGAAGCAAATAAAGCTGCTGGTAAATATGACAACGCCTCTATCGACTTTCAGGTGGAGTTCTACAAGAAAGAAGGGTTAACCCCTTACTCGGTTGCAAAGCTCCCAATCACAAGCG ATGTGCCTGAGGGGTGTGTCATTTTAAGAGAGCATGTCCCCATCAGCAACCTCTTCACTTGTCTTTGGTTCAACGAAGTAGACCGATTCACTTCCAGAGATCAAATCAGTTTCTCAACTGTAAGAGACAAGATTGCTGCAAAAGCAAACTGGACAGTAAGCATGTTCCTTGACTGCGAGAGACGCAACTTTGTAGTTCAG AGATATCATCGAGCAGAACAAGAGAGAATCGCAAGGCGAAAACCTCCAGTGCCTAATCTTTCTCCTCCGCCACCACCGCCGGCTCCACTGCCTGCTACACCTGTTTTAATCAGCAGCGACTTGCCTAGAAAAGTCCCAAGTGGGAGAGCGGGCGGCACGAGGCCGCCTAGAAGGCGTGGAAGAGGCAGACGGTCTAGTCCAAGAGGTAACAGGAAAGCTAATCTGCCTGTACTATGA